In Lytechinus variegatus isolate NC3 chromosome 12, Lvar_3.0, whole genome shotgun sequence, a single window of DNA contains:
- the LOC121424868 gene encoding uncharacterized protein LOC121424868, with product MARDSTSCLLAVIILSVVGSGVASACKCVDPPTVCTGNFALRGRITNSSGNQTEHDDIIYTVNVSEVLRHPSSRSVQSPESNSLIIISTGSHSCGYPDLQTGEIYFIAGDFHAPSTYTLAKCAGLVSSYDSHGNIPNTDNDIQTCSACMAGVSCITFTICLFFYGFSTIYLVS from the exons ATGGCGCGTGATTCTACGAGCTGCTTGCTCGCTGTCATTATCCTGTCCGTTGTCGGGAGCGGCGTGGCGTCCGCCTGCAAGTGTGTGGATCCCCCGACGGTGTGCACGGGCAATTTCG CTCTTCGTGGAAGAATTACCAACTCATCTGGGAACCAAACCGAACACGACGACATCATCTACACCGTCAATGTATCGGAAGTATTACGTCATCCGTCATCTCGCAGTGTTCAAAGTCCAGAATCTAACTCACTCATCATCATCTCGACAGGGAGTCATTCGTGTGGATACCCCGATCTACAAACGggagaaatatatttcatcgcCGGTG ATTTCCACGCACCGTCAACCTACACACTAGCGAAATGCGCTGGATTGGTCAGCAGTTATGACTCGCACGGAAACATCCCCAACACAGACAATGATATACAGACTTGTTCGGCTTGCATGGCCGGAGTTTCATGCATCACATTTACCATTTGTCTCTTTTTCTATGGATTTTCAACGATATACCTCGTCAGTTGA